In Catharus ustulatus isolate bCatUst1 chromosome 31, bCatUst1.pri.v2, whole genome shotgun sequence, the following proteins share a genomic window:
- the RACGAP1 gene encoding rac GTPase-activating protein 1 has translation MESAMGNLRALFEQLARQAELLSEGNECQFIQLAKSFEENRRKWQKSEHELGRYKDLLMKTEAERSALDVKLKHARNQVDVEIKRRQKAEMDCEKLERQIQLIRELLMCDSSGSIQLSEEQKSVLAFLNRPQAVGNSGNKRLSTIDESGSILSDISFDKTDDSLDWDSSLVKTVRLKRREKRRSSGQFAEGPPAPQKKSRSISSTADQANESIVAKTTVMVPNDGGPIEAISTIQTVPYPRRSRRKSGPLQPWNSESSLGSKQLESKVDTDGSSTPQHNGGVRLHDFVSKTVIKPESCVPCGKRVKFGKISLKCRDCRVVAHPECRERCPLPCIPTLTGTPVRIGEGTLMDFVPSTPPMIPSIIVHCVNEIEQRGLHETGIYRISGCDKTVRELKEKFLRGKNVPLLSKVDDIHAICGLLKDFLRSLKEPLLTFRLNKTFMEAAEISDEDNSIAAMYQAVGELPQANRDTLAFLMVHLQRVAQSPDTKMDISNLAKVFGPTIVAHAVPDPDPMTLLQDTKRQPKVVERLLLLPMDYWSQLMMVEQENIDPAHVIENTNAYSTPQTPEIQVSILGPLTTPEHQLSKTPSSSSLSQRVRSTFSRTTPRFGSKSKSTTQLGHQGNFFASPLLK, from the exons atggagagTGCCATGGGGAACCTGCGGGCTCTGTTCGAGCAGCTCGCGCGCCAGGCCGAGCTCCTGAGCGAAGGAAACGAATGCC AATTTATCCAGTTAGCCAAGAGCTTCGAGGAGAACAGGAGGAAATGGCAGAAAAGTGAGCATGAGCTGGGCAGGTACAAAGATTTGCTCATGAAAACCGAAGCTGAGCGCAGTGCCCTGGACGTGAAGCTGAAACACGCCCGCAATCAGGTGGATGTGGAGATCAAAAGGAGGCAAAAAGCTGAAATGGACTGTGAGAAGCTG gagaggcaAATCCAGCTGATTCGGGAGCTGCTGATGTGTGATTCCTCTGGCAGCATCCAGCTCAGCGAGGAGCAGAAGTCTGTCCTTGCCTTCCTGAACAGGCCACAGGCTGTGGGAAATTCAGGCAACAAAAG gctgTCTACAATAGATGAATCTGGCTCAATTCTGTCAGACATCAGCTTTGACAAGACCGATGACTCACTG GACTGGGATTCCTCTTTGGTGAAAACTGTCAGGCTGAAGAGGAGAGAGAAGCGG CGCTCTTCCGGGCAGTTTGCTGAAGGCCCCCCAGCTCCTCAGAAGAAATCCAGAtccatcagcagcacagcagaccAG GCTAATGAATCCATTGTGGCAAAGACCACAGTGATGGTCCCCAATGATGGTGGCCCCATTGAAGCCATTTCCACCATCCAGACTGTGCCCTACCCCCGGAGGAGCCGCAGGAAGAGCG GTCCTTTGCAGCCCTGGAACAGCGAGTCCAGCCTAGGCAGCAAGCAGCTGGAGTCCAAAGTGGACACTGATGGCTccagcacaccccagcacaATGGGGGAGTGAGGCTGCACGACTTTGTCTCCAAAACG GTTATCAAGCCAGAATCGTGTGTGCCATGTGGAAAAAGAGTCAAGTTTGGGAAGATCTCTCTGAAATGCAGGGACTGCAGGGTGGTGGCTCACCCTGAGTGCCGCGAGCgctgccccctgccctgcatccccaccctcacaggcaCCCCAGTGCGGATTGGGGAG ggcaCCTTGATGGATTTTGTCCCTTCTACTCCACCAATGATCCCTTCCATCATCGTGCACTGTGTTAATGAGATCGAGCAACGAGGGCTGCATGAG ACAGGAATTTACCGCATCTCTGGCTGTGACAAGACTGTGAGGGAGCTGAAAGAGAAGTTCCTCAGAGGCAAGAACGTTCCTTTGCTCAGTAAAGTGGACGATATCCACGCCATCTGCGGCCTGCTCAAGGATTTCCTGCGCAGCCTGAAGGAGCCCCTGCTCACTTTCCGCTTGAACAAGACTTTCATGGAAGCTGCAG aaATCTCAGATGAGGACAACAGCATCGCTGCTATGTACCAAGCAGTTGGAGAACTCCCTCAGGCCAACAGGGACACCTTGGCTTTCCTCATGGTGCACCTGCAGAG GGTGGCTCAGAGCCCAGACACCAAAATGGACATCTCCAATTTGGCCAAAGTCTTTGGCCCCACCATCGTGGCCCACGCGGTCCCGGATCCCGACCCCATGACCCTCCTGCAGGACACCAAACGTCAGCCCAAG GTCGTGGAACgacttctgctgctgcccatggacTACTGGAGCCAACTGATGATGGTGGAGCAGGAGAACATCGACCCAGCTCACGTCATTGAGAACACCAACGCCTATTCCaccccacagacccctgagATCCAAG tgagcaTTTTGGGACCTCTCACCACCCCAGAGCACCAGCTCTCCAAGactccctcctccagctccctgtcccagagGGTTCGTTCCACCTTCAGCAGGACCACCCCCAG GTTTGGGAGCAAAAGCAAATCAACAACCCAGCTTGGGCATCAGGGTAACTTCTTTGCTTCTCCTCTGCTGAAGTGA